A part of Miscanthus floridulus cultivar M001 chromosome 6, ASM1932011v1, whole genome shotgun sequence genomic DNA contains:
- the LOC136456294 gene encoding uncharacterized protein, producing MLGNKSLVSVFSCIDTLPVSFKYIEHLGLTDAICPDPLPCSSLSLLCKFGLRFLLPLLPTHSAACVIEDWPARDPSYENNQLCFSRYGSNKEIAECPGYWPFNAHARGFWFLPMACQFYCDKYMVLSGHISSYFGGVEFEIAVTFIVLLVYVFGEATILGHGHALSWRLG from the exons ATGTTAGGCAACAAATCGCTTGTTTCAGTTTTTAGCTGCATTGACACGCTGCCTGTAAGTTTCAAGTATATTGAACATCTTGGGTTGACTGATGCTATATGTCCTGATCCACTGCCGTGCTCATCTCTCTCCCTTCTCTGCAAGTTTGGCCTCAggttcctccttcctctcctccctACCCACTCCGCGGCCTGCGTGATTGAGGACTGGCCTGCGCGCGATCCCTCATATGAGAATAATCAA TTATGTTTTTCTAGGTATGGTTCCAATAAAGAAATTGCTGAGTGCCCAG GATATTGGCCGTTCAATGCTCATGCTCGTGGCTTTTGGTTTCTTCCTATGGCCTGCCAATTTTATTGTGACAAATACATGGTGTTGTCTGGACatatcagttcttattttggGG GTGTAGAGTTTGAAATAGCAGTAACTTTCATTGTTCTGTTGGTCTATGTCTTTGGTGAGGCAACTATTCTTGGGCACGGCCATGCACTTAG TTGGAGATTGGGTTGA